A genomic stretch from Marinobacter fonticola includes:
- a CDS encoding M48 family metalloprotease: MRLTFPFPIVVAALIALILAGCTTNPVTGERQLALISESQEMSIGAEQYQPTQQVQGGKYYVDQELNDYVSNVGQKLARVSDRPDLPYEFVVLNSSVPNAWALPGGKIAINRGLLSELQNEAQLAAVLGHEIVHAAARHSVQRMQQGMLLNAGIAGLGLALSDSDYAGLIMGGAALGSQLTMAQYGQSHELESDHYGIEYMAEAGYDPQAAVELQEIFVRLSEGNKAGWIDGLFASHPPSQKRVEENQELVKEMGSPGGNLGKETYEQKLAYLRSKQPAYKAETKARELAQSGDIDAALAKINEAIEIEPKEAAFYALRGQVLSEQGKEDQAQQSFDKAVSLYPEMFSYRINRGLGYLELKNLSAAESDLKAANEVVPTSIAYLRLGDIAVQQGQRDQAIQYYQVAADSSGEIAEEARRKLAQLTQG, from the coding sequence GTGCGTTTGACATTCCCTTTCCCGATTGTAGTGGCCGCGCTAATAGCGCTGATTCTGGCTGGCTGTACCACCAATCCGGTAACGGGCGAGAGACAGCTCGCCCTCATCTCCGAAAGTCAGGAAATGTCTATCGGTGCCGAACAGTATCAGCCCACTCAACAGGTTCAGGGCGGCAAGTACTACGTCGACCAGGAACTCAATGACTATGTAAGTAACGTGGGGCAAAAGCTCGCCAGGGTGAGTGACCGTCCCGACCTGCCCTATGAGTTCGTTGTGCTCAACAGTTCCGTGCCCAATGCGTGGGCGTTACCGGGGGGCAAGATTGCAATCAACCGGGGTCTGCTCAGCGAACTTCAGAACGAGGCGCAGCTGGCTGCGGTTCTGGGCCATGAGATCGTTCATGCGGCGGCACGCCACAGCGTTCAGCGCATGCAGCAAGGCATGCTGCTCAACGCCGGGATTGCCGGACTCGGCCTGGCGCTGTCGGACAGCGATTATGCCGGGCTAATCATGGGAGGCGCCGCGCTGGGCAGCCAGCTGACTATGGCCCAATACGGCCAGAGTCACGAGCTGGAATCCGATCACTACGGTATCGAATACATGGCCGAAGCCGGCTACGACCCGCAGGCGGCTGTAGAACTGCAGGAGATTTTTGTCAGGCTATCCGAAGGCAACAAGGCCGGCTGGATCGACGGACTGTTTGCATCTCACCCCCCGTCGCAAAAACGTGTCGAGGAAAACCAGGAATTGGTGAAGGAAATGGGCTCCCCAGGCGGCAACCTGGGGAAGGAAACCTATGAGCAAAAGCTAGCGTACCTGCGTAGCAAGCAACCGGCCTACAAGGCGGAAACCAAAGCGCGTGAGCTGGCGCAATCCGGCGATATCGATGCCGCCCTCGCCAAGATCAACGAAGCCATCGAGATCGAACCTAAAGAAGCCGCCTTTTATGCCCTGCGCGGGCAGGTCCTGAGCGAACAAGGCAAGGAAGATCAGGCTCAGCAAAGCTTCGACAAAGCCGTAAGCCTGTATCCGGAAATGTTCAGTTACCGGATTAACCGGGGGTTAGGCTATCTGGAGCTAAAAAACCTGAGCGCTGCCGAAAGCGATCTGAAAGCAGCTAACGAAGTCGTGCCCACGTCTATCGCCTATCTGCGTCTGGGCGATATCGCCGTGCAACAGGGCCAGCGAGACCAGGCCATTCAATACTATCAGGTGGCCGCGGATTCCAGCGGGGAGATTGCCGAGGAAGCGCGCCGTAAACTGGCGCAGCTCACCCAAGGCTGA
- a CDS encoding PaaI family thioesterase, whose amino-acid sequence MTDDIRFDRVSRFLDTLAQVKALGIEAIEARENHLILRLPYSEKIIGNPESRVIHGGAITTLMDTASGSVVICALDNFELCPTLDLRVDYMRPAEPGQPVFARAETYRVTRNIIFTRCEAYQETDGQTIANCVATFMRIGREATPKAYRDLITGGEA is encoded by the coding sequence ATGACAGACGATATTCGGTTTGATCGGGTCAGCCGATTCCTGGATACCTTAGCGCAGGTTAAGGCTCTGGGCATCGAAGCGATCGAGGCCCGGGAGAATCATCTGATCCTGCGTTTGCCTTACAGCGAAAAAATTATCGGCAACCCAGAGTCTCGCGTGATTCATGGTGGCGCCATTACGACGCTCATGGATACCGCCTCGGGCTCGGTCGTGATTTGTGCGCTGGATAATTTCGAGCTGTGTCCAACCCTGGATCTGCGGGTCGATTACATGCGCCCGGCAGAGCCGGGCCAACCCGTGTTCGCCCGGGCCGAAACCTATCGCGTGACCCGCAATATCATTTTTACCCGGTGCGAGGCTTACCAGGAAACCGACGGCCAAACGATCGCGAACTGCGTGGCCACCTTCATGCGCATCGGTCGGGAAGCGACACCCAAAGCCTACCGTGACCTGATCACCGGAGGTGAAGCATGA
- a CDS encoding DUF2835 domain-containing protein: protein MQSIVVDLSVSPEEWIKLYQGAAHDVRAVSRDGRTVRFPARILSRFALRDGIHGSFQINFDDQGKFHSISRL from the coding sequence ATGCAGTCGATTGTCGTGGACCTGTCCGTTAGCCCTGAGGAGTGGATCAAACTCTATCAGGGCGCGGCCCACGATGTTCGCGCGGTGTCCCGGGACGGACGTACTGTCCGTTTCCCGGCCCGTATCCTTTCCCGTTTCGCCCTGCGTGATGGCATCCACGGTTCGTTCCAAATCAACTTCGACGATCAAGGCAAGTTCCATAGTATTTCCCGTCTCTAG
- the htpG gene encoding molecular chaperone HtpG produces the protein MTVETQKETLGFQTEVKQLLHLMIHSLYSNKEIFLRELISNASDAEDKLRFAALKDDSLFEDEPDLKIRLDYDKGANTVTLTDNGIGMSRDDVIQNLGTIARSGTAEFLNQLTGDEKKDSKLIGQFGVGFYSAFIVADRVEVFTRRAGTPIEEGVRWDSKGDGEFTIENVDRPARGTQIVLHLKPEASEFADGWRLRNLVKKYSDHISFPVVMKAEVEDEEKQDEAEDETVNEATALWTLPRTEIKDDEYKAFYKHIAHDFEDPLIWSHNKVEGKLDYTSLLYIPARAPFDLYNREAPRGLKLYVQRVFIMDHAEQFLPLYLRFVKGVVDSNDLSLNVSREILQNDSTVENIKTALTKRVLDMLGKLAKKEPEAYQKFWDEFGTVMKEGPAEDFSNREKIGGLLRFASTQTGEPTQSVSLADYIERMKEGQKKIYFIAADSFTAAKSSPHLEVFRKKGIEVLILSDRIDEWMMGYLTEYDGKQLQDVARGELDLGEVETEEDKKHQEEATEAHKGLLERIKKALDDRVQEVRVTNRLTDSPACLVVGDYDMGAQMKKIMEAAGQKVPESKPIFEINTDHPLVNRLEQEKSEDQFTDLAAVLFDQATLASGEQLKDPGAYVSRLNRLLLDLSN, from the coding sequence ATGACGGTCGAAACGCAGAAAGAAACTCTGGGGTTCCAGACCGAAGTGAAGCAACTGCTTCACTTGATGATTCATTCACTGTACTCCAACAAGGAAATCTTCCTACGGGAATTGATTTCGAACGCGTCGGATGCTGAAGACAAGCTGCGCTTCGCTGCCCTGAAGGATGACAGCCTGTTCGAAGACGAGCCTGACCTGAAGATCCGCCTTGACTACGACAAGGGCGCGAATACGGTTACGTTGACCGATAACGGTATTGGCATGAGCCGTGACGATGTTATCCAGAACCTGGGGACCATCGCCCGTTCCGGCACTGCGGAATTTCTCAACCAGCTCACCGGTGACGAGAAGAAGGACAGCAAGCTGATCGGCCAATTCGGCGTGGGTTTCTATTCCGCCTTTATCGTGGCGGACCGCGTTGAGGTCTTTACCCGCCGCGCCGGCACGCCGATCGAAGAGGGTGTGCGTTGGGACTCCAAGGGCGATGGCGAGTTCACCATCGAAAACGTCGATCGCCCGGCCCGCGGCACCCAGATCGTGCTGCACCTGAAGCCGGAAGCGAGCGAGTTTGCGGATGGCTGGCGTTTGCGCAATCTGGTGAAGAAGTATTCCGATCACATTTCCTTCCCGGTCGTCATGAAGGCGGAAGTCGAGGACGAGGAAAAGCAGGACGAAGCGGAAGATGAGACGGTCAACGAGGCGACCGCTCTGTGGACCCTGCCGCGCACCGAAATCAAAGACGACGAGTATAAGGCGTTCTACAAGCACATCGCCCACGACTTCGAGGACCCGCTAATCTGGTCCCACAACAAAGTGGAAGGCAAGCTGGACTACACCAGCCTGTTGTACATTCCGGCCCGTGCGCCGTTCGACCTGTACAACCGGGAAGCACCCCGTGGCCTGAAACTGTATGTTCAGCGTGTATTCATTATGGATCACGCCGAACAGTTCCTGCCTCTGTACCTGCGTTTCGTCAAAGGCGTCGTGGACTCCAATGACTTGTCTTTGAACGTTTCCCGCGAAATCCTTCAAAACGACAGTACCGTTGAAAACATCAAGACCGCGCTGACCAAGCGGGTGCTCGACATGCTGGGCAAGCTGGCCAAGAAGGAGCCGGAGGCGTACCAGAAATTCTGGGATGAGTTCGGTACCGTCATGAAGGAAGGTCCGGCCGAGGATTTCAGCAACCGTGAAAAGATCGGCGGTCTGCTGCGCTTTGCCTCTACCCAAACCGGTGAGCCGACCCAGAGCGTTTCCCTGGCCGACTACATCGAGCGGATGAAAGAAGGCCAGAAGAAGATCTACTTCATCGCTGCCGACAGCTTTACTGCCGCTAAGAGCAGTCCGCATCTGGAAGTCTTCCGCAAGAAAGGCATCGAGGTGTTGATCCTGTCCGACCGTATCGACGAATGGATGATGGGCTACCTCACCGAGTACGACGGCAAGCAACTGCAGGATGTGGCGCGCGGCGAGTTGGACCTGGGTGAGGTGGAAACCGAGGAAGATAAGAAACACCAGGAAGAAGCGACCGAAGCCCACAAGGGGCTGTTGGAACGCATCAAAAAGGCGCTGGATGATCGGGTTCAGGAGGTTCGCGTTACCAATCGTTTGACCGACTCGCCCGCCTGTCTGGTGGTCGGCGATTACGATATGGGCGCCCAGATGAAGAAGATCATGGAGGCAGCGGGCCAGAAGGTGCCGGAGAGCAAGCCGATCTTCGAGATCAACACCGATCATCCGCTGGTAAACCGTCTGGAGCAGGAGAAGTCCGAGGATCAGTTTACCGACCTCGCGGCTGTATTGTTCGATCAGGCCACGCTGGCCAGCGGCGAACAGCTCAAGGATCCAGGCGCTTACGTTAGCCGCCTCAACCGGTTGCTGCTGGACCTAAGCAACTGA
- a CDS encoding DUF599 domain-containing protein: protein MVPVLDLIALLWFLVCWVGYGEYSRRRADVRPCLSNTLDLYRQDWMRSMLTRENRIADASVVGNLERNGAFFASSCLLILAGLFTAMGYTREIMEVFGTMPFGGSGDTLVWEMRLFVLMLVFVYAFFKFTWSMRMYNFAAVMIGGAPLSDDSKVSPAAKEAFAQSSASVCNLAGDAFNLGLRSYYYALGLVTWFVHPVLFILASSFVVFVLYRREFQSDALLALRSGKVFKEPEAKKVGDNNVSEGSH from the coding sequence ATGGTTCCCGTCCTCGACCTGATTGCGTTGCTGTGGTTTTTGGTTTGCTGGGTCGGCTATGGCGAATACTCGCGCCGCAGGGCCGATGTGCGGCCATGCTTGTCGAACACCCTGGATCTTTATCGTCAGGACTGGATGCGCAGCATGCTTACGCGGGAAAACCGCATTGCCGATGCCAGCGTGGTCGGCAACCTCGAGCGCAACGGTGCGTTTTTCGCGTCGAGCTGTCTGCTGATTCTTGCGGGCCTCTTTACGGCGATGGGCTACACCCGGGAAATCATGGAGGTGTTCGGCACCATGCCTTTTGGCGGCAGCGGCGACACACTGGTCTGGGAAATGCGGTTGTTCGTGCTGATGCTCGTGTTCGTCTATGCGTTTTTTAAATTTACCTGGTCAATGCGAATGTATAACTTTGCCGCCGTAATGATCGGTGGAGCGCCCTTGAGCGACGACAGCAAGGTCTCGCCCGCAGCCAAAGAGGCGTTTGCCCAAAGCTCTGCCAGCGTTTGCAACCTTGCGGGGGATGCCTTCAACCTGGGCTTACGTTCCTACTACTACGCACTCGGGCTGGTCACTTGGTTTGTCCACCCCGTGCTCTTTATCCTTGCCTCGAGTTTTGTCGTGTTCGTGCTTTACCGGCGCGAGTTTCAGTCAGACGCGCTGCTGGCTCTGCGGTCTGGTAAAGTTTTCAAAGAGCCCGAAGCAAAAAAGGTCGGCGACAACAACGTGTCAGAAGGTAGTCATTAA
- a CDS encoding PaaI family thioesterase: MTRPEILRYTQETGDFSRLLASIPYAETIGLTCDRFGDDLIFRLPRKAENLGNPILPAIHGGVIGGFMELSAAIYLMMSQDVLHMPRIVDFSLDYLRAGLDRETYAECRLTRQGNRVSNVQVTAWQKSRSQPIATARAHFLLEE; this comes from the coding sequence ATGACCCGGCCCGAGATCCTCCGATATACACAGGAAACCGGCGATTTTTCCCGGCTGCTTGCCAGCATTCCCTACGCCGAGACTATCGGCCTGACGTGCGACCGGTTTGGCGACGATTTGATTTTTCGCCTGCCGCGCAAGGCGGAAAACCTGGGCAATCCCATTCTGCCAGCGATCCATGGTGGCGTTATCGGGGGCTTTATGGAGTTGTCCGCTGCCATTTACCTGATGATGTCTCAGGACGTGCTGCATATGCCGCGTATCGTGGATTTTTCCCTCGACTATTTGCGTGCCGGCCTCGACCGGGAAACCTATGCCGAGTGCCGCCTGACACGCCAGGGTAATCGCGTGTCGAACGTTCAGGTCACGGCCTGGCAGAAGTCCCGCAGTCAGCCTATCGCGACGGCGCGCGCTCATTTTTTATTGGAAGAGTAG
- a CDS encoding iron-containing alcohol dehydrogenase gives MSQRYYEFFCPVKVIAGKAALEHIPYELSGVAATRTMLITDKGVRAAGLLEPVLEACEEGGQEIAAIYDDVPTDSSTHVVKAIANIYREEKCDSIIAVGGGSSIDTAKAVNILVSEGGDDLSAYAGAGVLKRPLKPFFVVPTTAGTGSEVTAVAVIADTEKSVKLPFTSSFLLPDAAIIDPRMTLTLPPHITAATAMDAMTHATEAFTCMAKNPLSDAYATAAVKKISDNLLQVMDNPKDADSRLELAQASTMAGIAFSNSMVGLVHSLGHATGAICHLPHGLCMSVYLPYVLEYNLESIREPLSELLIYMAGPDVYATTPAARRAEACISEIRKLRDELYQHCKLPRTLQETGKVTEDQLDRIARSALDDGSIMFNPREVTLEDALAVLRRAWG, from the coding sequence ATGAGTCAGCGCTATTACGAATTCTTCTGCCCGGTCAAAGTCATCGCCGGGAAAGCGGCCCTCGAACATATTCCCTATGAACTGTCCGGCGTGGCGGCAACACGAACCATGCTGATCACGGACAAGGGCGTCCGTGCCGCGGGCCTGCTGGAACCGGTTCTGGAGGCCTGCGAGGAAGGTGGCCAGGAGATTGCGGCCATCTACGACGATGTGCCGACCGATTCGTCGACCCACGTGGTCAAGGCGATTGCCAATATCTACCGGGAAGAGAAATGCGACTCCATCATTGCCGTCGGCGGCGGGTCCTCGATCGATACCGCCAAGGCCGTGAACATCCTGGTCTCCGAAGGGGGCGACGACCTCTCTGCATACGCCGGTGCCGGCGTCCTCAAGCGTCCCTTGAAACCTTTCTTCGTAGTGCCGACAACCGCGGGTACAGGCTCCGAAGTCACGGCAGTCGCGGTAATCGCCGATACCGAGAAATCGGTGAAATTGCCCTTTACCTCATCCTTTCTGCTGCCGGATGCGGCCATCATCGACCCGCGCATGACATTGACGCTGCCACCCCATATTACCGCGGCCACGGCGATGGACGCGATGACCCATGCGACCGAAGCGTTCACGTGTATGGCGAAGAACCCGCTTAGCGATGCCTACGCCACTGCAGCAGTGAAGAAAATCAGCGACAACCTGCTGCAGGTGATGGATAACCCCAAAGACGCAGACAGCCGTCTGGAACTAGCCCAGGCCTCCACAATGGCCGGCATTGCGTTTTCCAATTCTATGGTTGGGCTGGTTCACTCCCTGGGCCACGCTACGGGCGCTATCTGCCACTTGCCGCACGGGCTGTGTATGAGCGTGTATCTGCCTTACGTGCTTGAGTACAATTTGGAATCCATCCGTGAGCCACTCAGCGAACTGCTGATCTACATGGCCGGACCGGACGTCTACGCCACCACACCGGCAGCGCGGCGCGCCGAAGCGTGCATTTCCGAGATTCGAAAACTGCGAGACGAACTCTACCAGCATTGCAAATTGCCACGAACCCTGCAGGAAACCGGTAAGGTCACTGAGGACCAGCTCGACCGCATTGCTCGCTCGGCCCTGGACGACGGTTCCATTATGTTTAATCCACGGGAGGTCACCCTAGAAGACGCATTGGCAGTGCTGAGGCGCGCCTGGGGGTAG